The Hymenobacter chitinivorans DSM 11115 genome contains a region encoding:
- a CDS encoding SusC/RagA family TonB-linked outer membrane protein: MKNWLLTMVLLLGLAGHAWAQQARQLTGQVLDEASGQGLPGVTVVVKGTTIGTGTDGSGNFSLNLPAGTEPTLVLSYVGYLAQTVTVDNSNTIKVRLKTDQKALDEVVVIGYGEVKKSDVTGAIVSVKEADLKKIPAANVMETLQGRLPGVDITSASGSAGAAVNIAVRGNRSILASNGPLFIVDGVQYNSIQDINPNDIQSMEVLKDAASTAIYGARGANGVIIVTTKKGAAGKTTITLNSYYGVTDKVYYPKVNNGAEYVAQKREANRTTGNWSSPADDSKIFTPLELQAIASGTTTNWADLLLRNGVQQEHQIGVAGGSEKTKFYLSGDYYNEQGLFRNDKLNRYSFRANIDQAINDKVRIGLQNQLTYYNLDARRDPTNLANKINPLFTPYDANGNFVNYPNNAAFLNPLADEQTDAYSNNTRRTRTFSTAYVSYQILPSLNFRSNVGLTLSNDRTGIYQGQYSIDRNGQVNQASYGTGFETNWSWENILNYSKTFGDHSISATGVTSLLTFNQENSLAQGRGIPVPYQQYYALANAAQVVTPYTNLTRSKLISLTGRVQYGFKSRYLLTLTAREDGSSKLYQGNNFAFFPSAAVAWRIVDEEFMKGVTPVTDLKLRVSYGKAGNYDVAPYSSQSLLTRIPFSFGETSAAGYGFDKRVGNTDLDWEISWTKNVGLDFGLIRNRLTGSIDVYETMTSDLLLDNFLPSTTGRGNITENIGKTRNRGVEVGLNALAYETPDFRWNVGVTWFKNQERILELGGADDLVNNRFVGYPVRVFYDYEKIGIWQTDEADAAKAVGQKPGQIKVKDLNGDGKITAAADRRVLGSAVPKWSGSFNSDFSYKGIDLSFQIFARIGQMINYEYAQIFDPQGIENSGVHNYWTPENPSNDYPRPDASLSKSTMQNSLYGTTLQYRDGSFAKLRGVTLGYNLPKGWLEKVGVGTARIYVQGKNLYTVSKIDNYDPERGGPITTPIPRVVLAGINLGF, encoded by the coding sequence ATGAAAAACTGGTTACTAACAATGGTGCTGCTGCTCGGCCTGGCCGGGCACGCCTGGGCCCAGCAAGCCCGGCAGCTGACCGGGCAGGTACTCGATGAAGCCTCGGGCCAGGGTCTGCCCGGCGTGACGGTGGTGGTGAAAGGCACCACCATCGGTACCGGCACCGACGGCAGCGGCAACTTCTCCCTGAACCTGCCGGCCGGTACCGAGCCCACGCTGGTGCTGAGCTACGTGGGCTACCTGGCCCAGACGGTAACCGTGGACAACTCGAACACGATAAAAGTGCGCCTCAAAACCGACCAGAAAGCCCTGGACGAAGTCGTGGTAATCGGCTACGGGGAGGTGAAGAAGAGCGACGTAACCGGCGCCATTGTGTCGGTGAAGGAAGCCGACCTGAAGAAGATTCCGGCTGCCAACGTCATGGAAACCCTGCAGGGCCGCCTGCCCGGCGTGGACATTACCAGCGCCAGCGGCTCGGCCGGGGCGGCCGTCAATATTGCCGTGCGCGGCAACCGCTCCATTCTGGCCAGCAACGGCCCCCTCTTTATCGTGGACGGGGTGCAGTACAACTCGATTCAGGACATCAACCCCAATGATATTCAGAGCATGGAAGTGCTCAAAGACGCCGCTTCCACGGCCATCTACGGGGCCCGGGGCGCCAACGGGGTTATCATCGTGACCACCAAAAAGGGCGCGGCCGGCAAAACGACCATCACCCTGAATTCCTACTACGGCGTGACCGACAAGGTGTACTACCCCAAGGTGAACAACGGGGCCGAGTACGTGGCCCAGAAGCGGGAAGCCAACCGCACCACCGGCAACTGGAGCAGCCCCGCCGACGACTCGAAAATCTTCACGCCCCTGGAATTGCAGGCCATTGCCAGCGGCACGACCACCAACTGGGCCGACCTGCTGCTGCGCAACGGCGTGCAGCAGGAGCACCAGATTGGCGTGGCCGGCGGCTCGGAGAAAACCAAGTTCTACCTCTCCGGCGACTACTACAACGAGCAGGGCCTGTTTCGCAACGACAAGCTGAACCGCTACTCCTTCCGGGCCAACATCGACCAGGCCATCAACGACAAGGTGCGCATCGGCCTGCAAAACCAGCTGACCTACTACAACCTCGACGCCCGGCGGGACCCCACCAACCTGGCCAACAAAATCAACCCGCTGTTCACGCCCTACGACGCCAACGGCAACTTCGTGAACTACCCCAACAACGCGGCCTTTTTGAACCCGCTGGCCGACGAGCAGACCGACGCCTACTCGAACAACACCCGCCGGACCCGTACGTTCTCGACGGCCTACGTGAGCTACCAGATCCTGCCCAGCCTGAACTTCCGCTCGAACGTGGGCCTGACGCTGTCCAATGACCGCACCGGCATCTACCAGGGCCAGTACTCCATCGACCGGAATGGGCAGGTCAACCAGGCTTCCTACGGTACCGGCTTCGAAACCAACTGGAGCTGGGAAAACATCCTGAACTACAGCAAAACCTTCGGCGACCATTCCATTTCGGCCACCGGCGTTACCTCGCTGCTGACCTTCAACCAGGAAAACTCCCTGGCCCAGGGCCGCGGCATCCCGGTGCCCTACCAGCAGTACTACGCCCTGGCCAACGCGGCCCAGGTCGTGACGCCCTACACCAACCTGACCCGCAGCAAGCTGATTTCGCTCACCGGCCGGGTGCAGTACGGCTTCAAGAGCCGCTACCTGCTCACGCTCACGGCCCGCGAAGACGGTTCCTCGAAGCTCTATCAGGGCAACAATTTCGCCTTCTTCCCCTCGGCCGCCGTGGCCTGGCGCATCGTTGACGAGGAATTCATGAAGGGCGTGACGCCCGTCACCGACCTGAAGCTGCGCGTGAGCTATGGGAAGGCCGGCAACTACGACGTGGCCCCGTACTCCTCCCAGAGCCTGCTGACGCGCATTCCCTTCAGCTTCGGCGAAACCAGCGCCGCCGGCTACGGCTTCGACAAGCGCGTGGGCAACACCGACCTGGACTGGGAAATTTCCTGGACCAAGAACGTCGGCCTGGACTTCGGCCTGATCCGCAACCGCCTCACCGGCTCCATCGACGTGTACGAAACCATGACCAGCGACCTGCTGCTCGACAACTTTCTGCCCTCGACCACGGGCCGGGGCAACATCACCGAGAACATCGGCAAAACCCGCAACCGGGGCGTGGAAGTGGGCCTGAATGCCCTGGCCTACGAAACTCCCGACTTCCGCTGGAACGTGGGTGTGACCTGGTTTAAAAACCAGGAGCGCATCCTGGAGCTGGGCGGGGCCGACGACCTGGTCAACAACCGCTTCGTGGGCTACCCCGTGCGCGTGTTCTACGACTACGAGAAAATCGGCATCTGGCAAACCGACGAGGCCGACGCGGCCAAAGCCGTCGGCCAGAAGCCCGGCCAGATCAAGGTGAAAGACCTCAACGGGGACGGCAAGATTACGGCCGCCGCCGACCGCCGCGTGCTGGGCTCGGCCGTGCCCAAGTGGAGCGGCAGCTTCAACAGCGACTTCAGCTACAAGGGCATCGACCTCTCGTTCCAGATTTTCGCCCGCATCGGCCAGATGATCAACTACGAGTACGCCCAGATCTTCGACCCCCAGGGCATCGAAAACAGCGGCGTGCACAACTACTGGACCCCCGAAAACCCTAGCAACGACTACCCCCGCCCCGACGCCTCGCTCTCGAAGTCGACGATGCAGAACAGCCTCTACGGCACCACGCTGCAGTACCGCGACGGTTCGTTTGCCAAGCTGCGCGGCGTGACGCTGGGCTACAACCTGCCCAAGGGCTGGCTGGAGAAAGTGGGCGTGGGCACGGCCCGCATCTACGTGCAGGGTAAAAACCTCTACACCGTCAGCAAAATCGACAACTACGACCCCGAGCGGGGCGGCCCCATTACCACGCCCATTCCCCGCGTCGTGCTGGCCGGTATCAACCTTGGTTTTTAG
- a CDS encoding lipase family alpha/beta hydrolase, which translates to MTDVTSPSGDSSDRPSRWRRFSAAARRAVSLPAQGLDYLYHTGQAYRHFTLPILNGAIGDQLAARQDARAIQMSFRQLGADVAVADLHLPGPPRTTVVFLHGLMGDELIWQAGSPADVPRYGPLLQREAGVRCLYVRYNSGLHISQNGQLLAGLLTELLHQHPQDVGELVLVGHSMGGLVIRSAGYYGTHTPTGTPAEWVSRLRSVFLLGVPNDGSFLEQNSHLTSVMLRKINVAPTRFLSKAMDQRSNGIKDLRHAFLVDADWQNPHADDLLMPPRTVVPPLPGVRYHVLVGSLLKTATSALHHYFGDGLVGAGSAVGRVFGDPALPPEAQVQTRVFAQQSHAGLLSNPEVYQYLREHL; encoded by the coding sequence GTGACCGATGTAACCTCACCTTCCGGTGATTCTTCCGACCGCCCTTCGCGCTGGCGCCGATTTTCGGCGGCGGCCCGAAGGGCGGTTTCGCTTCCAGCCCAGGGCCTCGACTACCTCTACCACACGGGCCAAGCCTACCGGCACTTCACCCTGCCCATTCTCAACGGCGCCATCGGCGACCAGCTTGCTGCCCGCCAGGATGCGCGAGCTATTCAGATGAGCTTCCGCCAGCTGGGTGCCGACGTGGCCGTGGCCGACCTGCACCTGCCCGGACCGCCGCGCACCACCGTGGTGTTTCTGCACGGCCTGATGGGCGACGAGCTGATCTGGCAGGCGGGCAGCCCCGCCGATGTGCCCCGCTACGGCCCGCTGCTGCAGCGCGAGGCCGGGGTGCGCTGCCTCTACGTGCGCTACAACAGCGGCCTGCACATTTCTCAGAACGGCCAGCTGCTGGCCGGGCTGCTAACCGAGCTCCTGCACCAGCACCCCCAGGACGTGGGCGAATTGGTACTGGTAGGCCACTCAATGGGCGGCCTCGTAATTCGCAGCGCGGGCTATTATGGCACCCATACGCCCACTGGCACGCCGGCCGAGTGGGTAAGCCGGCTCCGGTCGGTGTTTTTGCTGGGCGTGCCCAACGACGGCTCGTTTCTGGAGCAGAACAGCCACCTGACCTCCGTGATGCTGCGCAAGATAAACGTGGCCCCGACCCGCTTTCTGAGCAAGGCCATGGACCAGCGCAGCAACGGCATCAAAGACTTGCGGCACGCCTTTCTGGTGGATGCCGACTGGCAAAATCCGCACGCCGACGACCTGTTGATGCCGCCGCGCACGGTAGTGCCGCCCCTGCCCGGCGTGCGCTACCATGTGCTGGTGGGCTCCCTGCTCAAAACCGCTACTTCGGCCCTGCACCACTACTTCGGCGACGGGCTCGTGGGCGCCGGTAGCGCCGTGGGCCGGGTCTTCGGCGACCCGGCCCTGCCGCCCGAGGCCCAAGTGCAAACCCGCGTATTTGCCCAGCAAAGCCACGCCGGCCTGCTGTCGAACCCGGAGGTGTACCAGTACCTGCGGGAGCACCTGTAG
- a CDS encoding glycoside hydrolase family 10 protein, with protein sequence MFRLIAAARPVALWFVFFLLLVLFGSGRPLRAQDGPPKRELRGVWIATVENIDWPSSRTLTPEQQRREYRRILDVQQRNGINAVFVQVRPAADAFYQSELEPWSKWLTGQQGKAPSPAYDPLPFLIEEAHARGMEFHAWFNPYRASMDSVTRRLAPSHPFRQHPEWFLRFGGKLLFNPGLPEVRSYITTVILDVVRRYDIDGVHFDDYFYPYPEPGLKIQDEAAFRQYNPDSLKLADWRRQNVNKLIEHLHDTIQDTKRWVKFGISPFGVWMNKSAHPEGSDTRAGQPSYANLYADSRLWLQEGWIDYIVPQLYWSTNFKLVPYATLLEWWTRNHFGRHLYIGQGAYRMLENTRSDTTWRNPRELPRQVRLNRSYPTEVSGSVFFSARSLMSNPLHTRDSLRQNLFRYPALVPTMPWLDAVPPRPAQNLVLARAGAVTTLTWQPGPAAADGDVARYFVVYRFTKDQQPTPDDPRNIVALVQHRPGTAPTLVDTSAVPGTDYAYYLTAVDRLHNESTPVRVTTQGKAAEVIVAQAPTPAPTPAPPVAAPRPVPPPRPAVVKSETETAGVTKVKVKAKKRGFFARLFGRR encoded by the coding sequence ATGTTCCGATTGATTGCCGCTGCCCGCCCTGTTGCTCTTTGGTTTGTTTTTTTCCTGCTGCTGGTGCTGTTCGGTTCCGGCCGGCCGCTGCGGGCCCAGGACGGGCCCCCCAAGCGGGAGCTGCGCGGGGTCTGGATTGCCACCGTCGAGAATATTGACTGGCCCAGCAGCCGCACCCTGACGCCCGAACAGCAGCGCCGCGAATACCGCCGCATTCTCGACGTGCAGCAGCGCAACGGCATCAACGCCGTGTTTGTGCAGGTACGCCCCGCCGCCGACGCCTTTTACCAGAGTGAGCTGGAGCCCTGGAGCAAGTGGCTGACGGGGCAACAGGGCAAGGCGCCCAGCCCGGCCTACGACCCGCTGCCGTTTCTGATTGAGGAAGCCCACGCCCGGGGCATGGAGTTTCACGCCTGGTTTAACCCCTACCGGGCCAGCATGGACTCCGTTACGCGCCGCCTGGCCCCCAGCCACCCGTTTCGGCAGCACCCCGAGTGGTTTTTGCGCTTCGGCGGTAAGCTGCTCTTCAACCCCGGCCTGCCCGAGGTGCGCAGCTACATTACTACCGTCATTCTGGACGTGGTGCGGCGCTACGACATCGACGGGGTGCACTTCGACGACTACTTTTACCCGTACCCCGAGCCCGGCCTCAAAATCCAGGATGAGGCGGCCTTCCGGCAGTACAATCCCGACAGCCTCAAGCTGGCCGACTGGCGCCGGCAGAACGTGAACAAGCTCATTGAGCACCTCCACGACACTATTCAGGACACCAAGCGCTGGGTCAAATTTGGTATTTCGCCCTTCGGCGTCTGGATGAACAAGTCGGCCCACCCCGAGGGCTCCGACACCCGCGCCGGACAGCCCAGCTACGCCAACCTCTACGCCGACTCCCGCCTGTGGCTGCAGGAGGGCTGGATCGACTACATCGTGCCCCAGCTCTACTGGAGCACCAACTTTAAGCTGGTGCCCTACGCCACGCTGCTTGAATGGTGGACCCGCAACCACTTCGGCCGCCACCTCTACATCGGGCAGGGCGCCTACCGGATGCTGGAAAACACCCGTTCCGATACCACCTGGCGCAACCCACGGGAATTACCGCGGCAAGTGCGCCTCAACCGCTCGTACCCCACGGAGGTTAGCGGCAGCGTGTTTTTCAGTGCCCGCTCCCTGATGTCGAACCCGCTGCACACCCGCGACTCGCTGCGCCAGAATCTGTTCCGCTACCCGGCTCTGGTGCCCACCATGCCCTGGCTCGACGCCGTGCCGCCCCGCCCGGCCCAAAACCTGGTGCTGGCCCGCGCCGGCGCCGTGACGACCCTAACCTGGCAGCCCGGCCCGGCCGCTGCCGATGGCGACGTGGCCCGCTACTTCGTGGTCTACCGCTTTACCAAAGACCAGCAGCCCACCCCCGACGACCCGCGCAACATCGTGGCCCTGGTGCAGCACCGCCCCGGCACCGCGCCTACGCTCGTCGACACCAGCGCCGTGCCCGGCACCGACTACGCCTACTACCTCACCGCCGTCGACCGGCTGCACAACGAAAGCACCCCGGTTCGGGTGACGACCCAGGGCAAGGCTGCCGAGGTAATCGTGGCCCAGGCGCCGACGCCCGCCCCAACTCCCGCGCCGCCGGTGGCAGCCCCGCGGCCGGTGCCCCCGCCCCGCCCGGCAGTGGTGAAGTCCGAAACGGAAACGGCGGGGGTAACCAAAGTCAAGGTCAAAGCCAAGAAGCGCGGATTCTTTGCCCGCCTGTTTGGGCGGCGGTAA
- a CDS encoding Fur family transcriptional regulator gives MATPDHISLTLARHGLRQTPMRRAVLSVLFSKAFALSSNDIEQSLEEDTDRITLYRTLRTFEQKGVIHRVLDSSDVIRFAACSATCTEQAHADDHVHFKCSVCQHTYCLQQVAIPAVQLPGGFQATHRDYLMSGVCEQCHAVKL, from the coding sequence ATGGCAACTCCCGACCATATTTCCCTGACTCTTGCCCGCCACGGCCTGCGCCAGACGCCCATGCGCCGCGCTGTGCTCAGCGTGCTCTTCAGCAAGGCGTTTGCCCTCTCCAGCAACGATATTGAGCAAAGTCTGGAGGAAGATACCGACCGGATTACGCTCTACCGCACCCTGCGCACCTTCGAGCAGAAGGGTGTTATTCACCGGGTGCTCGACAGCTCCGACGTTATCCGCTTTGCCGCCTGCTCGGCCACCTGCACCGAGCAAGCCCACGCCGACGACCATGTCCACTTCAAGTGTTCCGTCTGCCAGCACACCTACTGCCTGCAGCAAGTCGCCATTCCGGCCGTGCAGCTGCCCGGCGGCTTCCAGGCCACCCACCGCGACTACCTCATGTCGGGCGTGTGCGAGCAGTGCCATGCGGTGAAGTTGTGA
- a CDS encoding rhomboid family intramembrane serine protease has protein sequence MAAESTFAELFAQKTDAELLYFAQNARRYPPALGQAAVRELQQRGLVPTETVEPLPPAPAAAPIEQPWYQQAADTLGSLLRPSASYYITPLLLALNFLVFALMVLADVDAFEPRAADLIRWGSNFSPLSLHQQPWRLLTSCFVHGGLAHLLLNSLALLFLGRLTESLVGPRALLLLYLASGVGGSLTSAWWHTMGVNSVGASGAIFGLYGLLLALALTGAVPLSRPQRYGLLWLVMLLVPSQLQAGLEGGGPTDNAAHLGGLLTGSLLGLLYAAVARKSKPIE, from the coding sequence ATGGCTGCCGAGTCAACATTTGCGGAGCTATTCGCTCAAAAAACGGACGCGGAACTGCTGTACTTCGCCCAGAATGCCCGCCGCTACCCACCCGCCCTGGGCCAGGCCGCCGTGCGGGAGCTGCAGCAGCGCGGCCTGGTGCCCACCGAGACGGTCGAGCCGCTGCCGCCGGCCCCTGCGGCAGCCCCCATCGAGCAGCCCTGGTACCAACAGGCCGCCGATACGCTCGGGAGCCTGCTGCGGCCCTCGGCCTCCTACTACATTACCCCGCTGCTGCTGGCCCTGAACTTTCTGGTGTTTGCCCTGATGGTACTGGCCGACGTGGATGCCTTTGAGCCCCGGGCGGCCGACTTGATTCGGTGGGGCTCCAACTTTTCGCCCCTGAGCCTGCACCAGCAGCCCTGGCGCCTGCTGACCAGCTGTTTCGTGCACGGTGGCCTGGCCCATTTGCTGCTCAATAGCCTGGCATTGCTGTTTCTGGGCCGGCTCACCGAATCCCTGGTGGGCCCCCGGGCGCTGCTGCTGCTATACCTGGCCAGCGGGGTGGGCGGCAGCCTGACCAGCGCCTGGTGGCACACGATGGGCGTCAACTCGGTGGGGGCTTCCGGGGCAATATTTGGGCTCTATGGGCTGCTGCTGGCCCTGGCCCTCACCGGCGCCGTACCCCTAAGCCGGCCGCAGCGCTACGGTTTGCTCTGGCTAGTTATGCTCCTGGTTCCAAGTCAGTTGCAGGCCGGCCTGGAGGGAGGCGGCCCCACCGACAATGCCGCCCACCTCGGGGGCTTGCTTACCGGCAGCCTGCTCGGATTGCTTTACGCGGCCGTTGCCCGTAAGTCCAAGCCAATAGAATAG
- a CDS encoding arylamine N-acetyltransferase family protein yields the protein MNPLPYLARLQYTAQPAVNLSTLRELQAAHLLRVPFENLDIHLGRRIELAGSYAKIVGQGRGGFCYELNGAFAELLRALGFTVRLISARVHTSAGEFGPEFDHMACLVTLPGTDYLVDVGFGEFSLGPLALTLDVEQEDPRGQFRLRRHDAHYLVVEKFDGRRFQPEYLFQETPREVAEFAAMCHFHQTSPESHFTRKRLCTRPTLTGRVTITGHTLRIKDGANLTETELVDPAEFDRALYQYFEIRL from the coding sequence ATGAACCCACTCCCGTATCTGGCCCGGCTGCAGTACACTGCCCAGCCCGCGGTAAACCTGTCCACGCTGCGGGAGCTGCAGGCGGCACATCTGCTGCGGGTGCCCTTCGAAAACCTGGATATTCACCTGGGCCGCCGCATCGAGCTGGCCGGCAGCTACGCCAAAATCGTGGGGCAGGGGCGGGGCGGCTTTTGCTACGAGCTCAACGGCGCGTTTGCCGAGCTGCTGCGCGCCTTGGGCTTTACGGTCCGGCTGATTTCGGCCCGGGTGCACACGTCCGCCGGCGAATTTGGCCCCGAATTCGACCATATGGCCTGCCTCGTTACGCTGCCCGGCACCGATTATCTGGTGGATGTGGGCTTCGGAGAGTTCAGCCTCGGGCCGCTGGCCCTGACGCTCGATGTCGAGCAAGAGGACCCCCGCGGGCAGTTCCGGCTCCGGCGCCACGACGCGCACTACCTGGTGGTGGAGAAATTCGATGGCCGCCGCTTTCAGCCCGAGTACCTATTCCAGGAAACCCCGCGGGAGGTAGCCGAATTTGCGGCTATGTGTCACTTTCACCAAACCAGCCCCGAGTCCCACTTCACCCGTAAGCGGCTGTGTACCCGGCCTACGCTCACCGGGCGCGTTACCATTACCGGCCACACGCTGCGCATAAAGGACGGGGCGAATCTAACCGAAACTGAGCTGGTCGACCCGGCCGAGTTTGACCGGGCCCTGTACCAGTATTTTGAAATCCGGCTGTAA
- a CDS encoding T9SS type A sorting domain-containing protein has translation MKKTFLRLFLLALTSAGTLTAASAQTLPNGNLETWVTRGTALAPTGWATFDDVLISLGFPIPTGTTSRSTDKHGGQYAALLENKANPLLGVTFPGVLIIGSSADLNADFPGGVPFTARPANMQFYYKLTGAAAATEMAAAQVVLTRWNGSESVIIAAGGTDLAPAANYTLQTIPLDYESSAAPDSIRILFASSTQDAPTVGSALLIDDVVMTGTALATVNAARNAAITVSPNPSNTGLFTLSTSRDASWTRSAYTVTDIAGRVVLRGAAAPVNASGQRTVDLRGQRAGLYTLRLDTPEGPVVHKLLLQ, from the coding sequence ATGAAAAAAACTTTTTTACGCCTTTTTCTTCTGGCCCTGACCAGTGCCGGAACGCTTACGGCGGCCTCGGCCCAGACCCTGCCCAACGGTAACCTCGAAACCTGGGTCACCCGCGGTACCGCCCTGGCCCCGACGGGCTGGGCCACATTTGATGACGTGCTGATTTCGCTTGGATTTCCCATTCCGACCGGCACGACGAGCCGCTCCACCGATAAGCACGGGGGGCAGTACGCCGCCCTGTTAGAAAATAAAGCCAACCCGCTGCTGGGCGTAACTTTCCCGGGCGTGTTGATTATTGGCTCCAGCGCCGACCTCAATGCCGACTTTCCAGGGGGAGTACCCTTCACGGCCCGGCCCGCCAACATGCAGTTCTACTACAAGCTCACGGGGGCTGCCGCAGCCACCGAAATGGCCGCCGCCCAGGTGGTTCTCACCCGCTGGAATGGTTCGGAATCGGTTATAATAGCTGCCGGCGGAACCGACCTCGCTCCGGCGGCCAACTACACGCTCCAGACGATTCCGCTGGACTACGAATCGAGTGCCGCCCCCGACTCGATTCGCATTCTGTTCGCTTCCAGCACCCAGGATGCGCCCACCGTGGGCAGCGCCCTGCTGATCGATGACGTGGTGATGACCGGCACGGCCCTGGCCACGGTCAACGCGGCCCGCAACGCGGCTATTACCGTGTCGCCGAACCCGAGCAACACGGGCCTCTTTACGCTCAGCACCTCGCGGGATGCCAGCTGGACGCGCTCGGCTTATACCGTGACCGACATAGCGGGTCGGGTAGTATTGCGCGGGGCGGCAGCTCCGGTCAACGCTTCGGGCCAGCGCACCGTAGACCTGCGCGGACAACGGGCCGGGTTGTATACCTTGCGCCTCGATACGCCCGAAGGACCGGTAGTTCACAAACTTCTGCTGCAGTGA
- a CDS encoding RagB/SusD family nutrient uptake outer membrane protein, giving the protein MKFSTYIYSTLAAVTLAGLTSCEKQLEEYNPSGLTPESVYTTPAGFDNLVNAAYSYTRWWYGKEDGYSMSEMGTDLWLRGAGDVNPDLTDYTTLQSSSRAVESLWSKLYIGINVCNAGISRVGQSGMSDATKKIREGELRFLRAFYYWHIVESWGGVHFTTAETLGAVKTANRTPVDEFYKQIFEDLNIAVANLPITPQVATEYGRVTKPAAEAFLAKMYLTRGENQKAAELAQKVIATYGFSLQKNYADLWSMSNLENKEIVWAVNYSRDLTLNDRVDTGLYPDGHPRGGNNGHLVWMMKYDDQPGMTRDIANGRPFNRFMPTKFLLNLFDETKDSRYTASFRTVWLANVDVTTGTKPLSKGDTAILATKKVVSTAVRNAKKYRVYDVNDIYNANGTGKNRLQYVCLRKFDDPTRPTAQEEQSARDAYVIRLADVYLMAAEANFKLGKTDDAVKQINAVRERAALPGKVADMRISAADLSLDFILDERARELAGEQLRWFDLKRTNKLVERVKKNNPEAGASIQDYHTVRPIPQRQLDAVTNKSEFIQNPNYR; this is encoded by the coding sequence ATGAAATTCTCGACCTACATATATAGCACCCTGGCCGCCGTGACGCTGGCCGGACTTACCTCCTGCGAAAAGCAGCTGGAGGAGTATAATCCCTCGGGTCTGACGCCCGAATCGGTGTATACCACGCCGGCCGGGTTCGACAACCTGGTGAATGCCGCTTACTCCTACACCCGCTGGTGGTACGGTAAGGAAGACGGCTACAGCATGTCGGAAATGGGCACCGACCTGTGGCTGCGCGGGGCCGGCGACGTAAACCCCGACCTAACCGACTACACCACCCTGCAGTCCAGCTCCCGGGCCGTGGAGTCGCTCTGGAGCAAGCTCTACATTGGCATCAACGTCTGCAACGCGGGCATCAGCCGGGTGGGGCAGTCGGGCATGAGCGACGCGACGAAGAAAATCCGGGAGGGTGAGCTGCGCTTTCTGCGGGCCTTCTACTACTGGCACATCGTGGAGAGCTGGGGCGGCGTGCACTTCACCACCGCCGAAACCCTGGGCGCCGTGAAGACGGCCAACCGCACGCCGGTCGACGAGTTCTACAAGCAGATTTTCGAGGACCTGAACATTGCCGTGGCCAACCTGCCCATCACGCCCCAGGTTGCCACCGAGTACGGCCGCGTGACCAAGCCCGCCGCCGAGGCCTTCCTGGCCAAGATGTACCTGACCCGGGGCGAAAACCAGAAAGCCGCCGAACTGGCCCAGAAGGTTATTGCCACCTACGGCTTTTCTCTCCAGAAAAACTACGCTGACCTGTGGTCGATGAGCAACCTGGAAAACAAGGAAATCGTGTGGGCCGTGAACTACTCCCGCGACCTGACCCTGAACGACCGGGTGGATACGGGCCTCTACCCCGACGGCCACCCCCGCGGCGGCAACAACGGCCACCTGGTGTGGATGATGAAGTACGACGACCAGCCCGGCATGACCCGCGACATTGCCAACGGCCGGCCCTTCAACCGCTTCATGCCCACCAAGTTTCTACTCAACCTCTTCGACGAAACCAAGGACTCGCGCTACACCGCTTCCTTCCGCACGGTGTGGCTGGCCAACGTGGATGTGACGACCGGCACCAAGCCCTTGTCCAAAGGCGACACGGCCATTCTGGCCACCAAAAAGGTGGTATCGACGGCCGTGCGCAACGCTAAGAAGTACCGCGTGTACGACGTCAACGACATTTACAATGCCAACGGCACCGGCAAAAACCGCCTGCAGTACGTGTGCCTGCGCAAGTTTGACGACCCCACCCGGCCCACGGCCCAGGAAGAGCAGAGTGCCCGTGACGCCTACGTGATTCGCCTGGCCGACGTGTACCTGATGGCCGCCGAAGCCAACTTCAAGCTGGGCAAGACCGACGACGCCGTCAAGCAAATCAACGCCGTGCGGGAGCGGGCCGCGCTGCCCGGCAAAGTGGCCGATATGCGCATCAGCGCCGCCGACCTGAGCCTGGACTTCATCCTCGACGAGCGGGCCCGGGAGCTGGCCGGCGAGCAGCTGCGCTGGTTTGACCTGAAACGCACCAACAAGCTGGTGGAGCGCGTGAAGAAGAACAACCCCGAGGCCGGCGCCAGCATTCAGGACTACCACACGGTGCGCCCCATTCCGCAGCGCCAGCTCGACGCAGTAACCAACAAGAGCGAGTTTATCCAAAACCCGAACTACCGCTAG